One Sodalinema gerasimenkoae IPPAS B-353 DNA segment encodes these proteins:
- a CDS encoding response regulator, whose product MVCHLPGVNTLLRAFASIHTSAKTGKLSISLRGEQWHYYFLQGRFLFAWGGQHRVRRWQRALNRHCPHWRLEVQGGTPKGLWEYQLLHRAVSNQSLELSTGKAVLGAIAAEVLFATLTPKDLTCKWTDSGPTAPHESRLALSPKEFQRLFTSVRDLWLQWQAMGLTYICPDQAPLWTGKTPDQDLSLTASSVRTLFNGQYTLWDIAQRQRRSLAYLTRTLHHFVEQGTLQLRQVDDLPSPFEQMQMVAAAVAPPRRTIAYVDDSPTAGEYLRKIIEPRGFQLMFIQNPLQDFPLLLKEQPELIFLDLNMPLIHGADFCNFLRKTSVFQATPIVILSQNDGTMERVRANLSGASDFLSKPARSTEVMQVVEKYIQALPLTSANGQLFGSYRSSVR is encoded by the coding sequence ATGGTCTGCCATCTACCCGGTGTAAACACCCTCCTCAGGGCGTTTGCGAGTATCCATACGTCGGCTAAAACAGGAAAACTTAGCATTAGTCTTCGGGGGGAGCAGTGGCACTACTACTTTCTCCAAGGGCGATTTCTCTTTGCTTGGGGAGGCCAGCATCGTGTTCGTCGTTGGCAACGGGCCTTAAATCGTCACTGTCCCCATTGGCGGTTAGAAGTCCAGGGTGGGACTCCCAAAGGATTATGGGAATATCAACTCCTCCATCGTGCCGTTTCCAATCAATCCTTAGAACTATCCACCGGAAAAGCGGTGTTAGGGGCGATCGCCGCTGAAGTCCTCTTCGCCACCCTAACCCCCAAAGATCTCACCTGCAAATGGACTGACTCCGGGCCAACCGCACCCCACGAATCTCGGCTGGCCCTATCCCCCAAGGAATTTCAACGGCTGTTCACCTCCGTGCGCGATCTCTGGCTACAATGGCAAGCCATGGGGTTAACCTATATCTGTCCCGATCAAGCCCCCCTCTGGACCGGTAAAACCCCGGATCAGGACCTCTCCCTCACCGCAAGTTCCGTACGAACCCTCTTTAACGGTCAATATACCCTTTGGGACATCGCCCAACGCCAACGGCGATCGCTCGCCTACCTGACACGAACCCTACACCACTTCGTCGAACAGGGAACCTTGCAATTGCGGCAGGTTGATGATTTACCCTCTCCCTTTGAACAGATGCAAATGGTGGCCGCCGCCGTCGCCCCTCCCCGTCGCACCATTGCCTATGTTGACGATAGCCCCACGGCAGGAGAATACCTCCGCAAAATCATTGAACCTCGGGGGTTCCAGCTGATGTTTATTCAAAATCCCTTACAAGACTTCCCCCTGTTATTAAAAGAACAACCAGAACTCATTTTTCTGGATCTGAATATGCCCTTAATTCACGGCGCGGACTTTTGCAACTTTCTACGCAAAACCTCCGTCTTCCAAGCCACTCCCATCGTCATCCTCAGCCAGAATGATGGAACCATGGAGCGAGTACGGGCGAATCTCTCTGGAGCGTCGGACTTTCTCAGTAAACCCGCTCGTTCCACAGAGGTGATGCAGGTGGTTGAGAAGTATATTCAAGCCCTACCCTTAACCTCCGCCAACGGTCAACTCTTCGGAAGTTATCGCTCATCGGTGAGATAA
- a CDS encoding SWIM zinc finger family protein produces MVYSGERLNTHQEQEWWVQQWLDLLQKYRFKKRLERGRNYARQGNVLSIDFRDKKVLATVQGSEDNPYELSIWLDAFSDEDWQYIVDTLSEQALHSAKLLAGEMPTNIEDVFAANGLRLFPFSLQEVRSRCSCPDKANPCKHIIAVYHLLGDRFGEDPFLLFQLRGRSKEDIIAALRERRADLAGDLPPDASEAASAPATTGDAAQGTPLRVEDFWTYDDPLDPSLVVITPPPTQETVLDLLGPIPLLSQTGNSSLAQTATLEQVRAYFQQVYQSVSQGAIAQAMATPETDYTNQKSPD; encoded by the coding sequence ATGGTTTATTCCGGTGAACGTCTCAATACTCATCAGGAACAGGAATGGTGGGTTCAGCAATGGCTCGATTTATTGCAAAAATATCGCTTCAAAAAACGATTGGAACGAGGACGAAATTATGCTCGACAGGGAAATGTTTTAAGCATTGATTTTCGGGATAAGAAAGTATTAGCTACCGTTCAAGGCAGTGAAGACAATCCCTATGAACTGTCCATTTGGCTCGATGCCTTTAGTGATGAAGATTGGCAGTATATTGTCGATACGTTATCAGAGCAGGCCCTGCATTCTGCCAAGTTGTTAGCCGGAGAAATGCCCACCAATATTGAAGATGTGTTTGCCGCCAATGGGTTGCGCTTATTTCCCTTTAGTTTGCAAGAGGTGCGATCGCGCTGTTCCTGTCCTGATAAAGCCAATCCCTGTAAACATATTATTGCCGTCTATCATTTGCTGGGTGATCGCTTTGGTGAAGATCCCTTTTTACTCTTTCAACTGCGGGGTCGCAGCAAAGAGGACATTATCGCTGCCCTACGGGAACGACGGGCGGATTTAGCCGGAGATTTGCCCCCCGACGCCTCGGAAGCCGCCAGTGCCCCTGCCACCACGGGAGACGCGGCCCAAGGAACTCCCCTAAGGGTTGAAGACTTTTGGACCTATGACGACCCCCTAGACCCCTCTTTAGTGGTGATTACACCCCCCCCAACTCAGGAGACAGTCTTAGATCTACTCGGTCCGATTCCCCTGTTATCTCAAACCGGCAATAGTTCTCTGGCCCAAACCGCCACCCTAGAACAGGTCCGGGCTTATTTTCAGCAGGTCTATCAAAGCGTCAGCCAAGGGGCGATCGCCCAGGCCATGGCCACCCCAGAAACGGACTATACCAATCAAAAATCACCTGATTGA
- a CDS encoding CHAT domain-containing protein — MVTRSCFTSARRWYVPFLTTTVLGLSLNLNPIQAQTLIPSNDGTGTQVIPDGDRFDIDGGSLSGDGQNLFHSFDRFDLNSGETANFLTSPEIRNVLGRIGGDASQINGLLQLTGSAANLYLLNPAGILFGANAQLNLPASFFATSASALTFNGGIFDQINTPDYQALTGDPSGFQFNGGGAITSLAPLQVPETLGLLGGEVNTSAPLSAGQLLIQAIPGEATLRISQPGFVLSLDLSDAPAQPTDVPGLLTGGDGDGGETILDTSGDVPRIQSGNVAIGNVTLQNASPATSSEVVIEAGGSLSTGSINTSTGAGGNPIRLQADGDINTQILFSGGGAITVDSASGSIQTGDVTATGVSGGDITLNAAGNLTSGNLDSEGLGGSGGNITTVTGGEAQILSVDGRGTTSGGNLSLTQSRLRIPGAVASGLVVDEDVSLATSEGGSIRVELTEFGVPFEVGNPTTSGTSGSLTAGGDRLDPPFVSTPGTISQGAITVISPEAPEPVPRPQDSEAAEDIERLQRIPGQDSDSVMLLGSSLESEVRYTDNFVEFLGLDITPALSLDDSRALLAEIEEDTGERPALIYLQFVSNVQLSLNPSLQKQAGSGLLNIEDDPLSDGLEMLVVTSAEEPVRVVVDGATRSQVMEAAFELRSNLTNPRLRRSNRYLAWSQELYDLLIRPLETALEEQEITNLTFISDTGLRTLPLGVLHDGEEFLIERYNLGLIPSLSLTDTRRGNLQQTQVLAMGASIFPFNDTLSPLPAVSTELQAISEQIWPGINFLNEDFTIENLRRQRQQTPYGIIHLATHGEFLDGDATNSYIQFWDERLSLLEMRRLNLNRPPVELLVLSACRTAVGSAEAELGFAGLAVASGAKTALGSLWYVSDDGTLGLMTEFYQQLRNSSTRSEALRQAQIALLNGEVRVEEGQLITPEFTLPLPPELAEQIPDRDFSHPYFWSAFSLVGNPW; from the coding sequence GTGGTGACTCGTTCTTGCTTCACGTCAGCCCGACGCTGGTATGTCCCCTTCCTAACCACGACGGTTTTAGGACTCAGCCTGAACCTGAATCCAATCCAGGCCCAAACCCTGATTCCCAGCAATGATGGAACCGGAACTCAAGTCATCCCCGATGGCGATCGCTTCGACATCGATGGGGGGAGCCTCTCAGGAGATGGTCAAAACCTCTTTCACAGCTTCGATCGCTTCGATCTAAACAGTGGCGAAACTGCCAACTTTCTCACCTCTCCTGAAATCCGTAATGTTCTCGGACGCATTGGCGGCGACGCATCCCAAATTAATGGACTTCTACAACTTACCGGAAGTGCCGCCAATCTCTATCTCCTGAACCCCGCCGGGATTCTTTTCGGGGCCAACGCCCAACTGAATCTCCCGGCGTCCTTTTTTGCCACCTCCGCCAGTGCCCTCACCTTCAACGGTGGTATCTTTGATCAAATTAACACCCCCGATTATCAGGCCCTAACCGGTGACCCCAGCGGCTTTCAATTTAATGGCGGCGGTGCAATCACCAGTCTGGCCCCCTTGCAGGTTCCCGAAACCCTGGGCCTGCTCGGGGGAGAGGTTAACACCAGTGCCCCTCTCTCCGCCGGACAACTGCTAATTCAAGCGATTCCCGGTGAAGCTACCCTACGGATTAGCCAACCGGGATTTGTCCTGAGCCTCGACCTCTCCGATGCCCCAGCACAGCCCACTGATGTTCCTGGCTTACTCACTGGAGGGGATGGAGACGGCGGTGAGACCATTTTAGACACCTCGGGGGATGTGCCTCGTATTCAATCGGGGAACGTGGCCATTGGCAACGTCACCCTCCAAAACGCCAGCCCCGCCACCTCCTCAGAGGTGGTGATTGAGGCGGGGGGCAGCCTCAGTACTGGAAGCATTAACACGTCCACCGGAGCCGGGGGGAACCCCATCCGACTGCAAGCAGATGGGGATATCAACACTCAAATCCTCTTTTCCGGGGGGGGTGCTATTACCGTTGACAGTGCCTCAGGCTCCATTCAAACCGGCGATGTCACCGCGACTGGGGTCAGCGGCGGCGACATTACCCTCAACGCGGCTGGCAACCTAACCAGTGGCAACCTGGACAGTGAAGGCTTAGGGGGAAGCGGCGGTAACATCACCACCGTCACCGGAGGGGAAGCGCAGATTCTCTCGGTGGATGGTCGTGGAACCACCTCTGGGGGAAACCTCTCCCTGACTCAATCGCGCCTACGGATTCCGGGCGCTGTCGCCTCGGGGTTAGTGGTTGATGAGGATGTTTCCCTAGCCACCTCTGAGGGGGGCAGCATTCGGGTAGAACTAACGGAGTTTGGCGTTCCCTTTGAGGTGGGCAACCCCACCACCAGCGGCACCTCCGGCAGTTTGACCGCCGGGGGCGATCGCCTGGACCCCCCGTTTGTCTCCACGCCCGGAACCATCAGCCAGGGGGCCATTACCGTCATCTCCCCAGAAGCCCCTGAACCTGTCCCACGGCCTCAAGACAGCGAGGCGGCCGAGGATATCGAACGCTTACAACGGATTCCCGGTCAAGACAGTGACTCGGTTATGCTCTTAGGGTCTAGCCTGGAATCGGAAGTTCGCTATACCGATAATTTTGTAGAATTTCTTGGTCTGGATATCACGCCGGCCCTGAGTTTAGATGATAGTCGGGCCCTGCTAGCTGAGATTGAAGAGGATACCGGAGAACGACCGGCCCTGATCTATTTACAGTTCGTCTCCAATGTCCAACTGAGTCTTAACCCAAGCCTTCAGAAACAAGCGGGTTCCGGTTTATTAAACATTGAGGACGATCCCCTAAGTGATGGCTTAGAAATGCTGGTGGTTACCTCCGCAGAAGAGCCGGTGCGAGTGGTGGTGGATGGGGCCACGCGATCGCAGGTGATGGAGGCGGCCTTTGAACTGCGATCGAACCTAACGAACCCCCGTCTGCGCCGCAGCAATCGCTATCTGGCCTGGTCTCAAGAACTCTATGATTTGTTGATTCGTCCCCTAGAAACCGCCCTTGAGGAACAGGAGATTACTAACCTCACCTTCATCTCCGACACTGGCTTACGAACCCTGCCCCTAGGCGTTCTACATGACGGCGAGGAGTTCCTCATCGAACGCTATAACCTGGGTCTAATCCCCAGTTTAAGCCTCACTGATACCCGCCGGGGCAATCTTCAACAGACCCAAGTCTTGGCCATGGGGGCCTCGATCTTTCCCTTTAACGATACTCTCAGTCCTCTTCCGGCCGTCTCGACGGAACTACAAGCCATCAGCGAACAGATTTGGCCAGGAATCAACTTTCTCAATGAGGACTTTACCATTGAAAACCTCCGGCGACAACGACAACAAACCCCCTACGGCATCATTCACCTGGCCACACATGGTGAGTTTCTGGATGGAGATGCTACCAACTCCTATATCCAATTCTGGGATGAACGGCTGAGTCTGCTGGAAATGCGGCGGCTTAATCTCAACCGTCCCCCGGTGGAATTATTGGTCCTGAGTGCCTGTCGCACCGCTGTGGGGAGTGCTGAAGCGGAGTTAGGCTTTGCCGGATTGGCCGTGGCCTCAGGGGCCAAGACGGCTCTGGGCAGTTTATGGTACGTCAGCGATGATGGAACCTTGGGCTTAATGACCGAGTTTTACCAGCAACTCCGCAACTCATCCACCCGTTCAGAAGCCCTACGCCAAGCCCAAATTGCCCTGTTAAATGGCGAGGTTCGGGTGGAAGAGGGTCAACTGATTACCCCGGAGTTTACCTTACCCCTTCCTCCAGAATTGGCTGAACAAATCCCAGACCGAGACTTTAGCCATCCCTATTTTTGGTCGGCCTTTAGCTTGGTGGGGAATCCTTGGTAG
- a CDS encoding Nif11-like leader peptide family natural product precursor — MSIENAQQFLKDVLHHPDLRETFNETQTPQQFLKLAQGLGYDFSSQDLETVISRHSEGVNIRRRTGIWQWLRTVPWIDRQEAHH, encoded by the coding sequence ATGTCTATTGAAAATGCTCAACAGTTCTTAAAAGATGTCCTGCATCATCCCGATCTACGGGAAACCTTCAACGAGACCCAAACCCCCCAGCAGTTTCTCAAGCTTGCTCAGGGGTTGGGCTATGACTTCTCCAGCCAAGACCTGGAAACTGTGATTTCACGCCATAGTGAAGGGGTAAACATCCGGCGGCGAACGGGAATTTGGCAATGGCTGAGAACCGTTCCCTGGATCGACCGCCAGGAAGCCCACCATTAA
- a CDS encoding type IV pilus twitching motility protein PilT — protein MVDQSVNPAPSSKSSTAKSANHRQAPPPPPQRRVASQAKPPTFDTSVEQLVVTAIEKKASDIHIRVGHKPRIRIRGEMVELSQELLTTSEIFDQYLREIIPAAQRKKFREEKELDTAIFYPDLVRCRVNCFDSLSGGAMVLRLISLDIPSIDNLRLPQVIKKIVQAPQGLILITGPTGSGKSTTMAAAIDHLNRNFHKHIVTIEDPIEFVHTSQKCLISQREVGLHTLEFHQALRAVLREDPDVILVGEMRDRITINTALQAAQTGHLVMGTLHTRNAIDSVNRLVNLYPPDEQQIIRIQLVESLVAVVAQQLLPTTDRQRVAVHDILINTPTMKDYLIRGEEDEAFHLMKTEQIEGMQVLNQALYREILDGRITIEDAHAISPDPGELERLMRTGGYDASSSPRDWQG, from the coding sequence ATGGTAGATCAATCCGTCAATCCAGCCCCTTCGAGCAAATCTTCAACGGCAAAATCCGCTAATCATCGACAAGCCCCACCGCCGCCCCCCCAGCGTCGAGTCGCGAGCCAAGCCAAACCACCCACCTTTGACACCTCAGTCGAGCAACTGGTGGTAACAGCCATTGAGAAAAAAGCCTCAGACATCCATATCCGGGTCGGTCATAAACCTCGCATCCGCATCCGGGGCGAGATGGTGGAACTGAGCCAAGAACTGCTCACCACCAGCGAAATTTTTGACCAGTATCTTCGGGAAATCATCCCCGCCGCACAACGCAAGAAATTTCGCGAAGAAAAAGAACTAGACACCGCGATTTTTTACCCAGACTTAGTCCGTTGTCGGGTCAACTGTTTTGACTCCCTTTCCGGTGGGGCCATGGTGCTGCGGCTGATTAGCTTAGACATTCCCAGCATCGACAACCTACGACTCCCCCAAGTCATCAAGAAAATCGTCCAAGCCCCCCAGGGTCTGATCCTGATTACCGGGCCCACCGGTTCCGGGAAATCCACCACCATGGCGGCGGCAATCGACCATCTCAATCGGAATTTCCACAAACACATTGTCACCATCGAAGACCCCATTGAGTTTGTTCACACCTCCCAAAAATGCCTGATTAGCCAACGAGAAGTCGGCTTACATACCCTGGAATTTCACCAGGCCCTGCGAGCGGTTCTACGGGAAGATCCCGATGTGATTCTCGTCGGAGAAATGCGCGATCGCATCACCATCAACACCGCCCTGCAAGCCGCCCAAACGGGACACCTCGTCATGGGAACCTTGCACACCCGCAACGCCATCGACTCCGTGAACCGTCTCGTCAACCTCTACCCCCCCGACGAACAGCAAATCATCCGCATTCAACTCGTCGAATCCCTCGTGGCCGTCGTTGCCCAACAACTACTACCCACCACCGATCGCCAACGGGTCGCCGTTCACGACATTCTCATCAATACCCCCACCATGAAAGACTATCTCATCCGGGGAGAAGAAGACGAAGCCTTCCATCTGATGAAAACCGAGCAGATTGAAGGAATGCAAGTCCTCAACCAAGCCCTCTATCGGGAAATCCTCGATGGACGCATTACCATTGAAGATGCCCATGCGATTTCTCCCGATCCCGGAGAACTCGAACGTCTCATGCGGACTGGGGGTTACGATGCCTCGTCCTCACCCCGGGATTGGCAAGGCTAA
- a CDS encoding DUF4332 domain-containing protein → MVRMMSTDSLSSGNWAIAKLPGLKPAECDRLKGCGIKTTYQLLNQTRKPQGAEDLAARLKISAHYVKKWAVLADLARIPGVGYQYCGLVLHCGVVSPKQLGQTQIQRFYPQLMRLCVSATRQRSVCPSRGDVVSWIQAAQCVKPLN, encoded by the coding sequence ATGGTTCGTATGATGTCAACCGATTCACTGTCATCTGGAAATTGGGCGATCGCCAAACTTCCGGGGTTAAAGCCGGCTGAGTGCGATCGCCTCAAAGGTTGCGGCATTAAAACGACCTATCAATTGCTCAACCAAACCCGGAAACCTCAAGGAGCGGAAGATTTAGCAGCTCGACTGAAGATTTCAGCCCATTACGTTAAAAAATGGGCAGTTTTGGCCGACTTAGCCCGCATTCCTGGAGTAGGCTACCAGTATTGTGGTTTGGTGCTGCATTGTGGGGTGGTCTCTCCCAAACAACTCGGACAAACCCAGATTCAGCGGTTTTACCCTCAGTTAATGCGTCTATGTGTATCGGCCACACGCCAAAGGTCGGTTTGCCCCTCTCGTGGCGATGTGGTGAGTTGGATTCAAGCAGCTCAATGTGTTAAACCCCTCAATTAG
- the petP gene encoding cytochrome b6f subunit PetP yields MEVGQKVKVRRIRDRVSDDVVSKIKQNPVGTISDYKMVDGSGIGAVVQFEGGFSTWFFEDELELLA; encoded by the coding sequence ATGGAAGTAGGTCAAAAAGTTAAAGTCCGCCGCATTCGCGATCGCGTCTCCGATGATGTGGTCAGCAAAATTAAGCAAAACCCCGTCGGTACCATTTCCGATTACAAGATGGTTGATGGTAGCGGCATCGGGGCTGTGGTTCAGTTTGAAGGTGGCTTTTCCACCTGGTTCTTTGAAGACGAACTGGAACTGCTGGCTTAA
- a CDS encoding Get3/ArsA fold putative tail anchor-mediating ATPase NosAFP, with protein MTQILTFLGKGGIGRTTLAIATAKQEASQGKRVLLASQGSGPELSLLLGLPTPPEPTDIAANLKVVQFNTPYLLEQGWEQVKKLEAQYLKTPFFKEIYGQELAVLPGMDAAFALSAVREYDHSGDYDVIVYDGAGDRETLRMLGIAEIGGWYLRRFKQVLDGSDIVRALSPFWQPMSGAVLNVDWSKTEFSGDRIDEFLNEGKSALSDATHIAAYLVSGDDAASLAVAKYRWGEAQQIGLTVGGVLVNRGNGGAIGSEFDPLPVTTIPAKSGDDWQPLMEALPNFSSQIASAPKPMEVDNAAQSVRLFLPGFSKQDVKLIQSGPEVTVEAGEQRHNIYLPPALQGKPVKGAKFQNQYLTISF; from the coding sequence ATGACCCAGATATTGACATTTTTAGGAAAAGGTGGTATAGGGCGCACCACATTGGCGATCGCCACCGCCAAGCAAGAAGCCAGTCAAGGGAAACGGGTGTTGCTGGCTAGTCAAGGATCGGGGCCGGAATTGTCCCTGCTGCTAGGATTGCCCACTCCCCCGGAACCGACAGACATCGCCGCCAATCTCAAGGTGGTGCAGTTTAACACCCCCTATCTCTTAGAACAGGGGTGGGAACAGGTGAAAAAACTCGAAGCCCAATATCTGAAAACTCCCTTTTTTAAAGAAATTTATGGCCAGGAGTTGGCGGTTCTGCCGGGGATGGATGCTGCTTTTGCTCTGAGTGCGGTGCGGGAGTACGATCATAGCGGTGACTATGATGTGATTGTTTATGATGGGGCCGGCGATCGCGAGACCCTGAGAATGTTAGGAATCGCTGAAATTGGCGGCTGGTATCTACGCCGTTTCAAACAGGTTCTCGATGGTTCGGATATTGTGCGGGCCTTGTCACCCTTTTGGCAGCCCATGAGTGGGGCTGTTTTGAACGTAGACTGGAGTAAGACAGAATTTAGTGGCGATCGCATCGACGAATTTCTCAACGAAGGCAAATCGGCCCTGAGCGATGCCACTCATATCGCCGCCTATTTGGTTAGCGGGGATGACGCCGCTTCCCTGGCTGTCGCTAAATACCGTTGGGGAGAAGCGCAACAAATTGGCTTAACCGTGGGCGGAGTGCTGGTGAATCGGGGCAATGGCGGGGCGATCGGGTCTGAGTTTGACCCCCTCCCCGTGACTACCATTCCCGCCAAATCTGGGGACGATTGGCAGCCGCTGATGGAGGCCTTGCCCAACTTCAGCAGTCAAATTGCCAGCGCCCCCAAACCCATGGAGGTCGATAACGCCGCTCAATCAGTGCGTCTGTTCTTGCCGGGATTTAGTAAACAAGACGTCAAACTGATCCAGTCGGGGCCGGAAGTGACCGTCGAAGCCGGAGAACAACGGCATAATATCTATCTTCCCCCGGCCCTGCAAGGAAAACCCGTCAAAGGCGCTAAATTTCAGAACCAATATCTGACGATTTCGTTCTAA
- a CDS encoding methyltransferase domain-containing protein has product MTPTLILVLVVIVAIALIAYFNAARKYQSSDTVANAYDEWTQDGILEYYWGEHIHLGHYGSPPESKDFLQAKSDFVHEMVRWGGLDQLPPGTTVLDVGCGIGGSSRILAKDYGFSVTGITISPQQVQRAQELTPEGVDARFAVDDAMNLSFPDGSFDVVWSIEAGPHMPDKAVFARELMRVVKPGGRLVMADWNQRDDREVPLNFWERPVMRQLLDQWSHPAFSSIEGFAELLQETGFVEGEVMTADWTQETLPSWIDSIREGIVRPQGWMQFGVSGFLKSVREVPTLLLMRLAFGAGLCRFGMFRAVRGEGPESLETRDSQETAQV; this is encoded by the coding sequence ATGACGCCGACCCTTATTCTGGTCTTAGTTGTAATTGTGGCGATCGCACTGATTGCCTATTTCAACGCCGCCCGCAAATACCAATCCTCCGATACTGTCGCCAACGCCTACGACGAATGGACGCAAGACGGCATCCTGGAATATTACTGGGGCGAACATATCCATTTAGGCCATTACGGTTCCCCACCAGAGTCTAAAGATTTCCTGCAAGCCAAGTCGGATTTTGTCCATGAAATGGTCCGCTGGGGTGGTTTAGATCAACTTCCCCCCGGAACAACGGTGTTGGATGTGGGTTGTGGTATTGGTGGGAGTAGCCGCATTCTCGCCAAAGACTACGGCTTTTCCGTGACGGGGATTACCATCAGCCCCCAACAAGTGCAGCGGGCCCAAGAGTTAACCCCTGAAGGAGTTGATGCCCGGTTTGCGGTGGATGATGCCATGAATCTCTCCTTTCCCGATGGCAGTTTTGATGTGGTGTGGTCCATTGAAGCGGGGCCCCATATGCCCGATAAGGCGGTCTTTGCCCGCGAATTGATGCGGGTGGTGAAGCCGGGGGGCCGGTTAGTGATGGCGGATTGGAATCAGCGGGATGACCGCGAAGTTCCCTTAAATTTCTGGGAACGTCCGGTGATGCGACAATTATTAGATCAATGGTCTCATCCGGCGTTTTCGAGTATTGAAGGGTTTGCGGAATTGTTGCAGGAGACAGGATTTGTTGAGGGTGAGGTAATGACGGCGGATTGGACGCAAGAAACCCTCCCCTCCTGGATTGATTCGATTCGCGAGGGGATTGTCCGGCCCCAGGGTTGGATGCAGTTCGGGGTGTCTGGGTTTCTCAAGTCAGTGCGGGAAGTGCCGACGCTGTTGTTAATGCGGTTGGCGTTTGGGGCCGGGTTATGTCGGTTTGGGATGTTCCGCGCGGTTCGTGGTGAGGGGCCCGAGTCGCTGGAAACGCGGGATTCTCAGGAGACGGCGCAGGTTTAA
- a CDS encoding type II toxin-antitoxin system VapC family toxin: protein MMKIEIALAGVSRLFLDTAAVIYFVERNPSFVDRVDSIFERFESEIIPVVGSVTVAECLVGALQMSLTDLEQAYMAIFGSDDVLFVENTLTISQEAARVRVQYNLQLPDALQIAAAMGSGCQAFLTNDAQLKRIAELDILLVSELEV from the coding sequence ATGATGAAAATTGAGATAGCTTTAGCAGGGGTATCTCGGTTGTTTTTAGATACGGCCGCTGTCATTTACTTTGTAGAACGAAATCCTAGTTTTGTCGATAGGGTTGATTCAATATTTGAGCGATTCGAGTCTGAGATTATACCAGTGGTGGGATCAGTGACGGTTGCCGAGTGCTTAGTGGGTGCTTTGCAGATGAGCTTAACGGATTTGGAACAAGCTTATATGGCTATTTTTGGAAGCGATGATGTCCTGTTTGTTGAGAATACCCTGACAATCTCTCAGGAGGCAGCACGGGTTAGAGTTCAATACAATCTACAACTGCCTGATGCATTGCAAATTGCCGCTGCGATGGGTTCTGGCTGTCAAGCATTTTTGACAAATGATGCTCAGCTAAAGCGAATAGCTGAGTTAGATATTTTGCTGGTTAGTGAGTTGGAGGTTTGA